A window of the Opitutaceae bacterium genome harbors these coding sequences:
- a CDS encoding Gfo/Idh/MocA family oxidoreductase has protein sequence MPDQPPTRWGILGTGGIARKFAKALNETPTGVLTAVGSRSGPAARGFAEEFGAGRAHASYDELLRDAEVDAVYISLPNHLHAEWTIRAATAGKHILCEKPFAVNAAEARRAMDFVRESGVFFMEAFMYRCHPQTKKIVDLIVDGAIGEVRLIQAGFTYNMGLNFENIRLSHEAAGGGIMDVGCYPVSMCRLIAGAARRNPFQNPSDVRGVAWIGEVSHVDQQAAAVLKFPGGLVATVAAATQVGSDNVLRVYGSEGSLVVPVPWAPSENSVIHLIRNGKEPEEIRINAARSLYTHEIDLLAECVRRRDREAPPPAMTWADTIGNMEVLDAWRKDIGLVFKGD, from the coding sequence ATGCCAGATCAACCACCCACCCGCTGGGGCATTCTCGGGACGGGTGGCATCGCCCGGAAATTCGCCAAGGCCTTGAACGAGACGCCGACCGGCGTTCTGACGGCCGTCGGCAGTCGGAGCGGCCCCGCCGCCCGTGGATTTGCCGAGGAGTTCGGAGCCGGAAGGGCGCATGCATCCTACGACGAACTCCTGCGGGACGCCGAAGTGGATGCGGTCTACATTTCGCTGCCCAACCACCTTCACGCTGAATGGACCATCCGGGCCGCAACTGCCGGCAAACACATCCTTTGTGAGAAACCGTTTGCCGTGAATGCGGCCGAAGCCCGCCGCGCAATGGACTTCGTCCGTGAATCCGGCGTCTTCTTCATGGAGGCGTTCATGTACCGGTGCCACCCCCAGACCAAAAAGATCGTCGACCTGATCGTCGACGGCGCCATCGGCGAAGTCCGGCTCATCCAGGCCGGCTTCACCTACAATATGGGGCTCAATTTCGAGAACATCCGCCTCAGTCACGAAGCGGCCGGGGGCGGGATCATGGATGTCGGCTGCTATCCGGTTTCCATGTGTCGATTGATCGCAGGCGCCGCCCGCCGAAACCCATTCCAGAATCCGTCCGATGTACGGGGCGTGGCCTGGATCGGCGAGGTCAGCCATGTCGATCAACAGGCCGCCGCCGTCCTCAAATTCCCCGGCGGCCTCGTCGCCACGGTTGCCGCCGCCACCCAGGTCGGCTCCGACAACGTCCTGCGCGTCTACGGTTCCGAAGGCAGCCTGGTCGTACCTGTTCCCTGGGCTCCGTCCGAGAATTCAGTCATCCACCTCATCCGCAACGGAAAGGAGCCTGAAGAGATCCGGATCAACGCCGCCCGTTCCCTCTACACTCATGAGATCGATCTTCTCGCCGAATGCGTCCGCCGCCGCGATCGGGAAGCGCCACCCCCGGCCATGACCTGGGCCGATACCATCGGCAATATGGAAGTCCTCGACGCCTGGCGCAAAGACATCGGCCTCGTCTTCAAAGGGGACTGA
- a CDS encoding zinc ribbon domain-containing protein, whose amino-acid sequence MATYVYETITDDATRPPRRFEVQQSMKDDPLTHDPESGLPVRRIITGGYGFVSAARDSGIGQPPPASGGCGAGCGCHHHHH is encoded by the coding sequence ATGGCAACCTACGTTTACGAGACAATCACCGATGATGCCACCCGGCCGCCCAGGCGGTTTGAGGTGCAGCAAAGCATGAAGGACGATCCGCTCACCCACGACCCGGAGTCCGGCCTTCCGGTTCGTCGGATCATCACCGGGGGGTATGGATTCGTCAGTGCCGCCCGGGATTCCGGAATCGGCCAGCCGCCACCCGCTTCTGGTGGCTGCGGAGCCGGCTGCGGATGCCATCACCACCACCACTGA